The Miltoncostaea marina DNA window AGAAGGTGCTGAAGATCAAGGTGACGCCCGCCCGGGCCGGCAGGGCGCGGCTCGAGCGGCTCAACACCAACACCTTCCGCTGGACGGTCGCCCGCAACGTCCGCATCGCGGCCAACGGCCGGGCGAAGGTCACGGTGACGAAGGCCGGCTCCTACCGGGTCACGGTGCTCCCGGCCAAGGGCATGGCGGCCGGCACCTCGCGGACCCTGAAGTTCCGCTAGCCGGTGGCGGGCCCGGGCAGCAGCGTCGCCCGGGCCCGCGCCGTCACCGGCGGGCTGGACACCCAGACGGCGACGGAGCGCCGGTCGGCCAGGTTGCGGACGCTGCCGGCGGCGAGCGAGCGGATGTACGCGGAGTCGCCCGCCCCGAGCGCCACCGGCCCGCCCTGGGCCAGGGCGATCTCGATCCGGCCGTCCGTCACGAACACGAAGTGCTCGGCGCCCTCCATCGCGGGCAGGTCCGCCACGTGCGCGCCGACGTCGTACTCGCAGACCGTGGCGGCCATGCTGGCCGCCTCGGCGCCGTCGACGAGCGGCACCACGCTGAGGCCGCCGGCGTACGCCTCCGCCGGCCGCCGGTCCTGCGCCCGCACCACCGTCAGGCCGGGCGGCTCCTCCTCGAGCAGCTCGGCGATCCCCACCCCGAGGAACCTCGCCACCCGCAGGAGGCGGCCGGTGCTGATGTCGCTGCGGCCGTTCTCCACGAGCGACAGGAACGAGCTCGACAGCCCGGTCTCCTGCGCCATCTCCCCGAGTGACGCGCCGCGGTCGGCACGCAGCGCTCGCAGGCGCTCGCCGAGGGCCCGGAGGTCGATGTCGCCGTCGTCCACACACACCTCCTCGCGATGCGCGCGCCGGCGCGCGGGGGGTCCGGGCGCCGGTTGTATCAGACGCGCCGGCGCGGACGTGGGCGGGTGAGGGCCGGCCCCGGGGCGACGGCGCCGCGGCGCCGTCGCCGCCCGTCGCCGCGCCACCTCGCGGCCGTCGCGGCGGTGTGGGTCGCCGTCGTGGGGGCCGCGCTGCTGACGGCGCGGGCGCTCGACGCGCCGGTCGCCGCAGGGGCGCGCGACGCGGCGCAGCCGGCCGTCCCGGACGCTGTGGCGGGCGGCACGGGCGAGCGGCCGGTCGGCACGCTGCCCCCGTTCGCCATGGTGCTCGACCGCCCCCTGCCGCCCGGCGTCGCGGGCCTCGATCCGGCCGCCCAGGCCGGGGAGCTTCGCGCGCGCGCCGCGCGCACGCGCGACCCCGACCGCCTCGTCGAGCTCGGCGCGGTGATGCAGACGCTCGGCGACGCCGGGAGCGCGGCGAGCGCGTACCGGTCCGCGTTCGCAATCGCACCCGGCGCGCTCGCGCCCCGGGTGGGGCTCGCCGTCGTGGACGGCCACGAGGGCCAGGAGGCGCTCGCCCGTGGCGCCGGGCGCCTGGCGGCGCTCGTCGCCGATCACCCGCGCGACCAGCTCGTGGCCTTCAACCGGGCCTGGGTCGAGATCTATCGCGAGCGCCGCGCGGCGGCGCGGGCGCTGCTGCGGCGGTCGCGTGCGCTCGGCGCCGGCACCCGCCTGGGGCGCACGTCGGGAGCCCTGCTCGTCGCGCTCGACACCACACGGCTGCGCCCCGGCCCCTGAGCCGCCCCGGGGTATGGTGTCCCCGGAGTCGATCGCGCCCCGCATGCCGGGGCCAGGGAATCCGGTTCAGAATCCGGAGCTGACGCGCAGCGGTGGGGATGTGCGGGATGGCTGGAGCGCCACTGGGCCCGAGCGCCTGGGAAGGCGGCCGTCTCGATCGCATCCGAGCCCGAAGACCTGTCGCCTCCGCGCCGCCTCGCGGCGCATCGCCCATCGCGGTCCCGCGTCACGGGCCGCCGCATGACACGGAGTAGGCCACATGGCACGCACCGCCGTTCTCGGGCTCCCCCGCATGGGGCCCGACCGCGAGCTCAAGTTCGCCCTGGAGTCGTACTGGGCCGGCCGCATCGCCGAGCCCGAGCTGCAGGAGACCGCCGCCGCGCTGCGCGCGGCGTCCTGGCGCAGGGCCGCCTCGGCCGGGATCGACGTGATTCCCGCTGACCACAGCCTCTACGACCACGTCCTCGACGTCGCGATGGCGCTCGACGCCATCCCGGAGCGCTTCGGCGGCCCCGGCGCCGGCGGCCTGGACGTGCGCTTCGCGATGGCCCGGGGCGGCCCCGGGGCGCGGCCGCTGGAGATGACCAAGTGGTTCGACACCAACTACCACTACCTCGTCCCCGAGCTCGCCGACGGGCAGCGCTTCCGCGCCCGCCCGGACCATTGGGTCGCCCAGATCGATCAGGCACGCGCCCTCGGCGTGGCGGTGCGGCCGGTGCTGCTCGGGCCGTACAGCTTCGTGCGGCTCGCGAAGGGGCTGCGCCGGCCGCTCGACGCGCTCGCCGCGCTCACGCCGGTCTACGCGGAGCTGCTCGCCGCCCTCGCCGACGCGGGCGCCAGCGAGGTGCAGATCGACGAACCGTGCCTGGCGCTCGACGTCGCCGACGAGGAGCGCGACGCCGCCGCGGCGGCCGTGGCGGCGCTCGCCGGCGTCGCGCCCGTCTGCCTGACGACCTACTTCGCCCAGCCCGACGCGGAGACCGTCCGCCGCCTGGCGGAGGCGGGGGTGGCCGAGCTGCACCTCGACCTGGTGCGGGGCCCCGGCGCGCTCGAGCCGGCCCTCGCCGCGCTCGCGGACGGCGGGACGCGGGTGTCGCTCGGGGTCCTCGACGGTCGCAACGTGTGGGCGGCCGATCTCGACCGGGCCCTCGCCCCGATCGACGCCGCGGTCGCGGCGGTCGGCGACGACCGGGTCACGATCGCGACATCGTGCTCGCTGATGCACGTGCCCTGGGAGGCGGCGCGCGAGCGCGCCATCCCGCCCGAGGTGCGCGACTGGCTCGCCTTCGCCGCCGAGCGCATGGACGAGCTGGCGACGCTGGCGCGGGCCGTCGCGGCGCCGGACGGCAGGGACGCGCTGCTCGAGCCCTCGCGGGCGCGATGCGCGGCGCGCCGCGCATCGCCGCGCGCCAACGATCCCGGGGTGCGGGCGCGGGCCGCCGCCGTCGGGGTCGCCGACCACGACCGGCCGGCGACGCTCGAGCGCCGCCGCGCGGTGCAGCGCGCGCGGCTGCGGCTGCCGGAGCTGCCGACCACGACGATCGGCTCGTTCCCCCAGACCGACGAGATCCGCGCCGCCCGGCGCGATCTGCGCGCGGGGCGCCTCGACCCCGCGAGGTACGAGGCCTTCCTGCGCGAGCGGGTGGCGGAGGTCGTGGCCGCCCAGGAGGAGCTCGGGCTCGACGTGCTGGTGCACGGGGAGCCCGAGCGCGGCGACATGGTCGAGTACTTCGGAGCGCAGATGGGCGGCTTCGCCTTCTCCGACCACGGATGGGTGCAGTCCTACGGCAGCCGGTGCGTCAAGCCGCCGATCCTCTACGGCGACGTCTCGCGGCCGGCGCCCATGACCGTGGACTGGTGGCGGTTCGCCCAGTCGCTCACCGCGCGCCCGGTGAAGGGGATGCTGACGGGTCCGGTCACGATCCTGCAGTGGTCGTTCGTGCGCGACGACCAGCCGCGCGCCGAGACGTGCCGTCAGATCGCCCTCGCCGTGCAGGACGAGGCGCGCGACCTCGAGGCGGCCGGCGCGGCGGTCATCCAGGTGGACGAGGCCGCCCTGCGCGAGGGCCTGCCCCTGCGCGCCGCCGAGCAGGACGACTACCTGCGGTGGGCGGTCGACTGCTTCCGCCTCACCACCGCCCCGCTGCGCCCGGAGACCCAGGTGCACACGCACATGTGCTACTCGGAGTTCAACGGGATCATGGAGCACGTCGCGCGACTCGACGCCGACGTGGTCTCGATCGAGGCCTCGCGCTCGGCGATGGAGGTGCTCGACGCGTTCGCCGAGGTGGACCACCCGGGCGACGTGGGACCGGGCGTCTACGACATCCACTCCCCGCGGGTGCCCTCCCGCGACGAGATCGAGGCGCTCCTGGAGCGCGCGGAGGCCCGTATCGGCCGCGACCGCCTCTGGGTCAATCCCGA harbors:
- a CDS encoding helix-turn-helix domain-containing protein; the protein is MDDGDIDLRALGERLRALRADRGASLGEMAQETGLSSSFLSLVENGRSDISTGRLLRVARFLGVGIAELLEEEPPGLTVVRAQDRRPAEAYAGGLSVVPLVDGAEAASMAATVCEYDVGAHVADLPAMEGAEHFVFVTDGRIEIALAQGGPVALGAGDSAYIRSLAAGSVRNLADRRSVAVWVSSPPVTARARATLLPGPATG
- the metE gene encoding 5-methyltetrahydropteroyltriglutamate--homocysteine S-methyltransferase, whose protein sequence is MARTAVLGLPRMGPDRELKFALESYWAGRIAEPELQETAAALRAASWRRAASAGIDVIPADHSLYDHVLDVAMALDAIPERFGGPGAGGLDVRFAMARGGPGARPLEMTKWFDTNYHYLVPELADGQRFRARPDHWVAQIDQARALGVAVRPVLLGPYSFVRLAKGLRRPLDALAALTPVYAELLAALADAGASEVQIDEPCLALDVADEERDAAAAAVAALAGVAPVCLTTYFAQPDAETVRRLAEAGVAELHLDLVRGPGALEPALAALADGGTRVSLGVLDGRNVWAADLDRALAPIDAAVAAVGDDRVTIATSCSLMHVPWEAARERAIPPEVRDWLAFAAERMDELATLARAVAAPDGRDALLEPSRARCAARRASPRANDPGVRARAAAVGVADHDRPATLERRRAVQRARLRLPELPTTTIGSFPQTDEIRAARRDLRAGRLDPARYEAFLRERVAEVVAAQEELGLDVLVHGEPERGDMVEYFGAQMGGFAFSDHGWVQSYGSRCVKPPILYGDVSRPAPMTVDWWRFAQSLTARPVKGMLTGPVTILQWSFVRDDQPRAETCRQIALAVQDEARDLEAAGAAVIQVDEAALREGLPLRAAEQDDYLRWAVDCFRLTTAPLRPETQVHTHMCYSEFNGIMEHVARLDADVVSIEASRSAMEVLDAFAEVDHPGDVGPGVYDIHSPRVPSRDEIEALLERAEARIGRDRLWVNPDCGLKTRRWEEAREALAGMVAAAARRRTAARA